Proteins from a genomic interval of Symmachiella macrocystis:
- a CDS encoding DUF1552 domain-containing protein, translating to MAVHQFSRRTMLRGLGVSLALPWMESLSVWGDETPSQTPASQAPTRMAILFSGCGYHRHEWWAKGEGKSMELGKVLSPLNDFRDRMTFIRGLYNAEALKGNIHSSQTGNLLSGAPLSAGGTIRSGTSVDQVVAQKIGHQTKLPSLVLGCEKANPSVHKNYSMLYSSHISWSSPTTPTPLEVYPALAFDHLFKESAQLGDKSVLDAVLADAKDFRRDISTLDQHKLDEYLNSVRDVEQRIERAGKRGELQGWRPTLTGPNIPRPADGYPQDIVEHMRLMSDILVLAFQTDTTRVCTLKLNNDHGTLRFPHLGVDYMIHHLLSHNDTDDWLKVNQFFLEQVAYIARKMDSIREGDRTLLDNSMLMLCSSMLNGHHDANQLPVVMVGGGGGRIRGGQNLDYLEKPDRQMCRLYLSMMDKMGVQLDAFGDATQPLDEV from the coding sequence ATGGCAGTCCATCAGTTTTCACGTCGAACGATGCTTCGCGGCTTGGGTGTGAGTTTGGCCCTGCCGTGGATGGAGTCGCTGTCGGTCTGGGGAGACGAAACGCCCAGCCAAACCCCCGCGAGCCAAGCGCCGACCCGCATGGCGATTTTGTTTTCCGGCTGCGGCTACCATCGCCACGAGTGGTGGGCCAAGGGGGAAGGCAAATCGATGGAACTCGGCAAGGTGCTGTCTCCGCTGAATGATTTTCGCGACCGGATGACCTTCATTCGCGGGCTGTACAACGCCGAAGCGCTGAAGGGGAACATTCATAGTTCGCAAACGGGCAACTTGTTGTCCGGCGCGCCGCTATCGGCAGGCGGCACGATTCGCTCCGGCACGAGTGTCGATCAAGTTGTGGCGCAAAAAATCGGCCATCAGACCAAACTGCCGAGTCTGGTGCTGGGTTGCGAAAAAGCGAATCCGTCGGTGCACAAAAACTATTCCATGTTGTACAGCTCACACATTTCCTGGAGCAGCCCGACCACGCCAACACCTTTGGAAGTCTATCCCGCGTTGGCCTTCGACCACCTCTTCAAAGAAAGTGCGCAGTTGGGCGACAAGAGCGTCCTGGATGCGGTGTTAGCAGATGCCAAGGACTTTCGCCGGGACATTAGCACTCTCGATCAACATAAACTGGATGAGTATTTAAACTCAGTCCGTGATGTGGAACAGCGAATCGAACGAGCCGGGAAGCGGGGCGAACTGCAAGGCTGGCGTCCAACATTGACCGGTCCCAACATACCGCGTCCTGCCGATGGATATCCGCAGGACATTGTCGAACACATGCGGTTGATGAGCGACATTTTGGTGTTGGCCTTCCAAACCGACACGACCCGCGTCTGCACCTTGAAACTCAACAACGATCACGGCACGTTGCGCTTTCCGCATCTAGGCGTGGACTACATGATTCACCATCTGCTCTCACACAACGATACGGACGATTGGTTGAAGGTGAATCAGTTCTTCCTGGAACAGGTCGCCTACATCGCCCGCAAGATGGACAGCATTCGCGAAGGAGATCGCACGCTGCTGGACAACTCGATGTTGATGCTCTGTTCCAGCATGCTCAACGGGCACCACGATGCGAATCAGCTTCCGGTGGTGATGGTTGGCGGCGGGGGCGGGCGGATTCGCGGGGGTCAGAATCTGGATTACCTTGAAAAACCCGACCGCCAAATGTGTCGACTTTACCTGAGCATGATGGACAAAATGGGCGTCCAGTTGGATGCCTTCGGCGATGCCACCCAACCATTGGACGAGGTCTGA
- a CDS encoding amidohydrolase family protein, translating into MMRLALFVAVCLVHSTVTAAEPPPLVLRDAAVFDTAIGTMLPERTVVVEDGLITAIGTREEPATIPDGATVVEAGGKYVIPGLIDAHVHLVHLADRTHVTGDEFLPLFLAAGVTSVRSAGDAIVAEVGIARYAALHPEFCPQVFLASPLIDGARPVHRDIGYSLTDPALVPAFVDEMSQWNVVTLKIYVGTPRAIGQKVIEEGHRRGMIVTGHLGRYTAQESAADGIDCLEHIWSVFNYSISPAAAKVANPRANLDLQNPQCQALIAQLAKQKVAVDPTLVVFRNMIYLNDLEEVHQHADLKHVPKRMLRYWEKYRASSNLAPETRPLRLREIEKYQELTGLLHQAGVTILVGTDTPEPFVPPGFSLHQELEMLVASGLSPAAALSSATLNNARIVQQSDMLGSIEVGKQADLVVLSADPLQDIRNTRKIVLVVHGGQVCDPAKLLERVSDE; encoded by the coding sequence ATGATGCGATTGGCCCTGTTCGTTGCGGTGTGCTTGGTTCACAGCACGGTCACTGCCGCCGAACCTCCGCCATTGGTGCTCCGCGATGCGGCGGTGTTTGATACCGCGATCGGGACGATGCTACCGGAGCGCACCGTTGTGGTTGAGGACGGGTTGATCACGGCGATCGGCACGCGCGAAGAACCGGCGACGATTCCCGACGGAGCAACCGTCGTCGAAGCGGGCGGCAAATACGTGATTCCCGGTCTGATCGACGCGCATGTGCATTTGGTGCATCTGGCCGATCGCACGCATGTGACCGGTGATGAGTTTTTACCGCTGTTCTTGGCAGCGGGGGTGACGTCGGTTCGTAGTGCCGGTGATGCGATTGTTGCCGAAGTGGGTATCGCGCGGTATGCGGCGCTGCATCCGGAGTTTTGTCCGCAAGTGTTTCTGGCCAGTCCGCTCATTGACGGCGCGCGTCCGGTACATCGCGACATCGGGTACAGCTTGACCGACCCGGCGCTGGTCCCCGCCTTTGTGGATGAGATGTCACAGTGGAATGTGGTGACACTGAAAATCTATGTCGGCACACCGCGAGCAATCGGGCAAAAAGTAATTGAAGAGGGCCACCGCCGCGGTATGATCGTCACCGGACATTTGGGCCGCTACACCGCTCAGGAATCGGCAGCGGACGGGATCGATTGTTTGGAACACATCTGGTCGGTGTTCAACTACAGCATCTCTCCCGCAGCCGCCAAGGTCGCCAATCCACGGGCGAATCTTGATTTGCAAAACCCGCAATGCCAAGCATTGATCGCGCAGTTGGCGAAGCAAAAAGTGGCCGTCGATCCGACGTTGGTCGTGTTTCGCAATATGATCTATTTGAACGACTTGGAAGAAGTCCACCAACACGCCGATTTGAAACATGTGCCGAAACGGATGCTGCGATACTGGGAAAAGTATCGCGCTTCCAGCAATCTCGCTCCCGAAACGCGCCCGTTACGGCTGCGCGAAATTGAGAAGTATCAGGAACTGACCGGCTTGCTGCATCAGGCGGGGGTCACGATTCTGGTGGGAACCGACACGCCCGAACCGTTCGTCCCGCCCGGCTTTTCGCTGCATCAGGAATTGGAAATGCTAGTCGCGTCGGGGCTGTCACCGGCAGCGGCGCTCAGCTCGGCCACGCTCAATAATGCGCGGATCGTGCAACAATCCGACATGCTGGGCAGCATTGAGGTCGGCAAACAAGCGGACCTGGTTGTACTTTCGGCCGACCCGCTCCAGGATATTCGTAACACGCGGAAGATCGTCTTGGTGGTGCATGGCGGACAGGTCTGTGACCCGGCGAAACTGTTGGAACGCGTGTCGGACGAATAA
- a CDS encoding sialidase family protein — MRNFALITLLLMIMHVVAAPTRGEEPSFSTELIFPVEDWHNHGSCVVECPNGDLLACWFHGSGERKADDVVILGARKLKATGQWTKPYVMADTPGFPDTNCCMIIDPDERLWLLWPTIQAHTWESALMKYKISENYMQQDATAPEWDSMQILHMKPGDDFAEKVQQATDKYVASLNIPDNLAPLVNAWKQRNQKQAADKLTRRLGWFTRAHPLILDGKTMLVGLYSDGFSFSLAALTDDGGQTWRFSDPIVGGGNIQPSFARKADGTLVTYMRDNGPPPKRVLVSESTDGGMSWGTVYDHPQLHNPGAGLELANLADGDWICIYNDAENSRSTLAVSISDDEGATWKWTRHLEQDKTGKGRYHYPSIIQGKDGMLHATYSYFVPTPDGERKSIKAATFNKAWVLEGDQ; from the coding sequence ATGCGAAACTTTGCCCTCATCACTTTGCTTCTCATGATCATGCACGTTGTCGCTGCACCCACCCGGGGTGAGGAGCCGTCGTTTTCGACTGAACTGATTTTTCCCGTCGAAGATTGGCACAACCACGGTTCGTGTGTTGTCGAATGTCCCAACGGTGACTTGCTGGCCTGTTGGTTCCATGGTTCTGGGGAACGGAAGGCGGACGACGTGGTGATTCTCGGAGCGCGAAAACTCAAAGCGACCGGTCAATGGACCAAGCCGTATGTGATGGCCGATACCCCCGGCTTCCCCGATACGAATTGTTGCATGATCATCGATCCCGACGAGCGATTGTGGCTGCTGTGGCCCACGATTCAGGCGCATACCTGGGAGAGCGCGCTGATGAAATACAAGATCTCCGAAAATTACATGCAGCAGGATGCAACTGCCCCCGAATGGGATTCGATGCAAATTCTGCATATGAAACCGGGCGATGATTTTGCGGAGAAGGTGCAGCAGGCGACTGACAAGTACGTGGCCTCGCTCAATATTCCGGACAATCTTGCGCCGTTGGTCAATGCTTGGAAACAGCGGAATCAGAAACAGGCCGCTGACAAATTGACGCGGCGGCTGGGCTGGTTCACTCGCGCGCATCCGTTGATTCTAGATGGCAAAACCATGCTCGTCGGTTTGTATTCTGATGGATTTTCGTTTTCGCTCGCTGCCCTGACCGATGATGGAGGCCAAACTTGGCGGTTCAGTGATCCGATTGTTGGTGGTGGAAATATTCAGCCGAGCTTTGCCCGCAAGGCAGACGGCACGCTGGTGACCTACATGCGCGACAACGGCCCGCCCCCCAAACGCGTGCTGGTTTCCGAATCGACCGACGGGGGTATGTCCTGGGGCACGGTTTATGATCATCCACAACTGCACAATCCCGGAGCGGGGTTGGAGCTAGCCAATCTGGCGGATGGCGACTGGATCTGCATTTACAACGACGCGGAAAACAGCCGCAGCACTTTGGCCGTTTCGATCTCCGACGACGAAGGGGCCACCTGGAAATGGACGCGGCATCTGGAGCAGGACAAAACCGGCAAAGGCCGCTACCACTACCCTTCGATCATCCAAGGCAAAGATGGCATGCTGCACGCCACGTACAGCTACTTCGTTCCCACCCCCGATGGCGAACGCAAAAGCATCAAGGCCGCAACGTTCAATAAAGCTTGGGTCCTCGAAGGAGACCAATAA
- a CDS encoding lipid-binding SYLF domain-containing protein, with translation MTTHRFFLSAALVATVFTCSASRLAAQTREIETVLNSAAVLDEVMQTPGRKIPESLLAKAEGIVIIPNMLKGGFVIGARHGHGIALVRNESRGWDAPRFLQMTGGSIGFQVGVQSTDIILVFMTKNSVRGLLSGKFTIGVDAAAAAGPVGRQLAAATDERLQAEILSYARSRGLFAGVSLDGSAIRLDPSAEAAYYRAAPAADGNALPPSAVTLIEKVMQYSGGAVAVPAESGPTFSPPKRVNDTEATREQLAAAAIKLAKILPPDWQKYLAFPAQVFTGDQHPPVERLQELLGRFDKIAANPQYRSLSQKAEFRQAYHLIKEYIAQLTATPAADTLQLPPAPTN, from the coding sequence ATGACAACTCACCGATTTTTCTTATCCGCCGCCTTGGTTGCGACGGTCTTTACCTGCTCGGCATCCCGCCTAGCTGCTCAGACGCGGGAAATTGAGACTGTGCTCAATTCGGCTGCCGTGCTTGATGAAGTCATGCAGACACCGGGACGTAAAATTCCTGAGTCGCTGTTGGCCAAAGCCGAAGGCATTGTGATCATTCCCAATATGCTCAAAGGGGGCTTTGTGATTGGCGCGCGGCACGGTCACGGCATCGCGTTGGTTCGCAACGAAAGCCGGGGCTGGGATGCACCGCGATTTTTGCAGATGACCGGCGGCAGCATCGGGTTTCAAGTTGGTGTCCAGTCGACCGATATCATTTTAGTGTTCATGACCAAAAACAGCGTCCGCGGTTTGCTCAGCGGAAAGTTTACGATCGGCGTCGATGCGGCCGCCGCGGCAGGACCGGTTGGGCGACAACTGGCAGCAGCGACCGACGAACGCCTGCAAGCGGAAATTCTCTCCTATGCACGCAGCCGCGGATTGTTTGCGGGCGTCTCCCTGGACGGTTCAGCGATTCGTCTCGACCCGTCCGCAGAGGCGGCCTATTACCGCGCTGCTCCTGCCGCCGATGGCAATGCGTTGCCTCCCTCGGCTGTGACATTGATCGAAAAAGTGATGCAATACTCCGGCGGTGCGGTCGCTGTCCCAGCGGAATCGGGTCCCACGTTTTCCCCGCCCAAACGTGTCAACGATACGGAAGCAACACGCGAGCAATTGGCAGCCGCGGCAATCAAGCTTGCCAAAATCCTGCCCCCCGACTGGCAGAAGTATCTGGCCTTTCCGGCGCAGGTATTCACCGGCGACCAGCATCCTCCGGTGGAACGTCTCCAGGAGTTGCTCGGCCGCTTTGATAAGATTGCCGCGAACCCGCAATATCGTTCGCTCAGTCAAAAAGCCGAGTTTCGACAGGCCTACCATTTGATCAAGGAATATATTGCCCAACTGACGGCAACTCCTGCGGCAGACACGTTGCAGTTGCCCCCCGCACCGACGAATTAA
- a CDS encoding mandelate racemase/muconate lactonizing enzyme family protein, translating to MTFGRSSLVKVKNMHRRRFLKTGLASVAVGGLLRGVPLVAAPPTKDLTVTKIDRVTVKVPFRPAPDRNMAREIPHWKFSEICTVHLQSGHQGHGETLLYYTWGVTSDEDVKNAIGKNAAAIMWDDSLGAGLQMALFDAVARACDVPIHSLLGHQVHERTPLSWWNIDTYPEDMAAECKLAYSQGYMAYKTKGRPWFDIYDQMDLATKEVPPEFKIDMDFNDTLLNAELAMPIIKALAEYPQTDIYESPIPQRDILGNQAIRKATRVQIAMHYGTPPPKIAICKGVCDGFVIGRGASALLASANVAAVADMPFWLQLVGTGITAAFSLHFGGVTSHSTWPAVNCHQLYTHQLLKEPITLQDGTAAVPTKPGLGYEIDWEAVERFRVDKPAARPDPPRLVEVSWPDGKKMYFNHLGGVNFVLVPCGKPDVIPFYVRGVKTRLLSDDGSAEFQDLYKRSRKGPLTI from the coding sequence ATGACATTCGGCCGCAGCAGTTTGGTAAAAGTGAAAAATATGCACCGACGGCGGTTCTTGAAAACCGGTTTGGCCTCTGTGGCTGTGGGTGGTTTGCTGCGGGGTGTGCCGCTCGTTGCTGCTCCGCCGACTAAAGATTTGACCGTTACTAAAATTGACCGCGTCACGGTGAAGGTCCCTTTTCGTCCCGCGCCGGATCGGAACATGGCGCGAGAAATTCCGCACTGGAAATTTTCCGAAATCTGTACCGTCCATTTACAGAGCGGCCATCAAGGACACGGTGAAACGCTGTTGTACTACACCTGGGGTGTGACCTCGGATGAAGATGTCAAAAACGCCATTGGCAAAAATGCCGCTGCCATCATGTGGGATGATTCTCTCGGTGCGGGGCTGCAAATGGCGCTGTTCGATGCGGTCGCCCGCGCCTGTGATGTGCCGATTCACAGCTTATTGGGACACCAAGTCCACGAGCGGACGCCGCTTTCCTGGTGGAACATCGATACCTATCCCGAAGACATGGCGGCCGAATGCAAGTTGGCGTACAGCCAAGGTTACATGGCCTACAAAACCAAAGGCCGGCCTTGGTTCGATATCTATGATCAGATGGATTTGGCTACAAAAGAAGTGCCGCCCGAATTCAAAATCGACATGGACTTCAACGATACGCTACTCAATGCCGAGCTAGCGATGCCAATCATCAAGGCATTGGCTGAGTATCCGCAAACCGACATTTACGAATCACCGATTCCTCAGAGAGACATTCTCGGAAACCAAGCCATTCGCAAGGCGACGCGCGTCCAAATCGCCATGCACTACGGCACGCCCCCACCGAAAATTGCGATTTGCAAAGGTGTCTGCGACGGATTCGTGATCGGTCGCGGCGCTTCTGCTTTGCTCGCTTCGGCAAATGTTGCTGCGGTCGCCGATATGCCGTTTTGGTTGCAGTTGGTCGGCACGGGGATCACCGCCGCGTTCTCGCTGCATTTTGGCGGCGTGACCAGCCACTCGACTTGGCCGGCGGTCAATTGCCATCAGTTGTATACGCACCAGTTGCTGAAAGAACCGATCACGCTACAAGACGGAACAGCGGCCGTCCCCACCAAGCCGGGACTCGGATACGAAATCGACTGGGAAGCGGTCGAACGTTTTCGCGTCGACAAACCGGCAGCGCGACCCGATCCACCGCGACTTGTCGAAGTCAGCTGGCCCGATGGCAAGAAGATGTATTTCAACCACTTGGGCGGCGTGAACTTCGTATTGGTTCCTTGCGGAAAGCCGGACGTGATTCCGTTTTACGTCCGCGGCGTTAAAACGCGATTGTTATCCGACGACGGTTCCGCGGAATTCCAGGATTTGTACAAGCGTTCCCGCAAAGGACCACTCACGATCTAG
- a CDS encoding sigma-70 family RNA polymerase sigma factor, with protein sequence MDQSTDAHRAWARLRSGDKTALAELFGQYRPQLRRMVELRIAGRLTSRVDPSDILQETFMDASQKIDAYVSNPRVTLFVWLRGLTLDRLLKVQRRHLGTQSRDILRELRLPAESSLALGRQLLAGGPTPSGIMEQGELRRQVGAALQQLNDRDREVLVMRHFEGMSNLQVAEALEIAATAATMRHGRALKRLKDILTARLPSGESSS encoded by the coding sequence GTGGATCAATCAACAGATGCACATCGCGCTTGGGCACGGCTGCGCTCGGGGGACAAAACGGCATTGGCCGAGTTATTTGGCCAATATCGTCCGCAATTGCGGCGGATGGTCGAATTGCGGATCGCGGGACGGTTGACCAGTCGCGTTGACCCGTCGGACATCCTGCAGGAGACCTTTATGGACGCCAGTCAAAAAATAGACGCTTACGTCAGCAATCCACGGGTCACCCTGTTTGTCTGGCTGCGAGGTTTAACATTGGATCGACTGCTGAAAGTTCAGCGGCGTCACCTGGGAACGCAATCTCGTGACATCCTGCGCGAATTGCGCTTGCCAGCGGAATCCTCGTTGGCCTTGGGCCGCCAGTTACTCGCCGGGGGACCGACGCCCAGTGGAATCATGGAGCAGGGAGAATTACGTAGACAAGTGGGAGCGGCGTTGCAACAATTGAATGACCGTGACCGCGAGGTATTGGTGATGCGACACTTCGAAGGCATGAGCAACCTGCAAGTCGCTGAAGCGCTTGAGATTGCCGCGACAGCGGCGACCATGCGACACGGTCGTGCGCTCAAACGGCTGAAGGACATTCTCACTGCTCGTCTCCCTTCCGGGGAATCGTCGTCATGA
- a CDS encoding serine/threonine protein kinase produces MNVKSRSKPHAETPPEESSGGEYLVYGLIAEQVEQFLDEGRSIDVSGIVKQYPHLERQIRDLIPSLAALHQIGPAEQDRETRSLGGFRNGRRTMLGDFALGREIGRGGMGVVYEAMQVSLGRRVALKVLPFAAVLDKRQLQRFKNEAQAAAALHHPHIVPVFAVGCERGVHYYAMQYIEGRDLSDAIVQLRHLCVGAAADADAQALQSSSAGGFDRGRMFYRTVAQIGVQAAEALEYAHQRGIVHRDIKPSNLMLDSEGEIWVADFGLAQIETDATLTGTGDLVGTLRYMSPEQISDRPTDVDHRCDIFALGATLYELATLQPLYTSETRAELLRERTRHDPVSPRTLEPSIPQDLETIILKAIAKHKQARYATAEDLAADLRRFLNNEPIAARPPNLLARVTTWSKRHQKWVAAAAILICGCLVFAAGRTLAPRRAHQARSDNQAVPRVVQDVRPLEIKQPKVAEPTNQEPAEVAQDVALPTMQLPESLRPVITEIAGVIARVQQQSNVEESQNQGPSAVDVAADRDVQPPPQPIAQPFAVPDSTPPPPLDFRVESDQVAYVGLVKNLLEEGLGQSGKSAVEAAEQYAVEARRLCNNDPRLDYALGLVNLKNFRPSEALEHFTAAKHRADYPYLPAEQAEIWYLLSRKEYEPGLDRLAQLVKTLSDSPAAWPDTATRTNTAHWVGRVVAFLQGPGSGRKVDKALQRPGMDFRESLSASYRPAYDAGQLMTQLNHQQLQTRVDDIRKDTQTAQLDKRNEKQEELADRREELAGQQNDIKRDAKQWKEWLEDQTSQADEKLNELEKEYITLEEQDKSLRRSIQSLQYEIQLYRQSGPDIGSGNARETSFGNGDVTRRRLFTLQDQMMRYHAQLHAVWRQASIVNRNAQTVMNERRTAERRYEKETGTFLEKNVKLEKWTKRLKRQEERLKANPVVTSAELTDAERRLGILRSYVDLDWGDLQRQILKTYQAAGSNVDSPAQTDAD; encoded by the coding sequence ATGAACGTGAAGTCCCGCTCAAAACCGCATGCCGAAACGCCGCCCGAGGAGAGTTCCGGGGGTGAGTATCTGGTCTACGGTCTGATCGCCGAGCAGGTGGAACAATTCCTCGACGAAGGCCGCTCAATCGATGTGTCGGGTATCGTGAAACAATATCCGCACCTGGAGCGACAAATCCGCGACTTGATTCCGTCGCTAGCGGCGTTGCATCAGATTGGGCCGGCCGAGCAAGATCGCGAAACACGGTCCCTCGGTGGGTTCCGCAACGGCCGCCGCACGATGTTGGGCGACTTTGCACTGGGCCGCGAAATCGGCCGGGGCGGCATGGGGGTGGTTTATGAAGCAATGCAGGTCTCGCTCGGGCGGCGCGTCGCGCTGAAGGTGCTGCCATTTGCGGCCGTGCTTGACAAGCGGCAGTTGCAACGTTTCAAAAACGAAGCCCAAGCGGCCGCGGCGCTGCATCACCCACACATTGTGCCGGTCTTCGCCGTGGGTTGCGAACGCGGCGTGCACTATTACGCAATGCAGTATATCGAGGGCAGGGACCTTTCGGACGCGATCGTGCAATTGCGGCATCTGTGTGTCGGCGCTGCGGCGGATGCAGATGCGCAAGCCTTGCAGTCCTCATCGGCCGGCGGGTTTGACCGCGGCCGTATGTTTTACCGCACGGTGGCACAGATTGGGGTCCAGGCCGCTGAAGCATTGGAGTACGCACACCAACGAGGCATTGTGCACCGTGACATCAAGCCCTCCAATTTAATGCTCGACAGTGAGGGCGAGATCTGGGTTGCCGATTTTGGCTTGGCGCAAATCGAAACCGATGCCACCTTGACCGGCACCGGCGATTTGGTCGGGACGCTGCGGTACATGAGCCCAGAACAAATCTCCGACCGGCCGACCGACGTGGATCACCGCTGTGACATTTTCGCCCTCGGAGCCACGTTGTATGAACTGGCGACCCTGCAGCCGTTGTACACATCAGAAACACGTGCGGAACTGCTGCGCGAACGGACGCGGCATGATCCGGTCAGCCCCCGAACATTGGAACCGTCGATTCCGCAGGATCTGGAAACGATCATTCTTAAAGCCATCGCCAAACACAAACAGGCCCGGTACGCGACCGCCGAGGATCTGGCGGCCGACCTGCGGCGGTTTTTGAACAACGAACCGATAGCGGCCCGCCCGCCTAATCTGTTGGCGCGCGTTACGACATGGTCCAAGCGACACCAGAAGTGGGTCGCGGCGGCGGCGATTCTTATTTGCGGCTGCTTGGTGTTCGCGGCGGGGCGAACGCTCGCGCCCCGCCGCGCACATCAAGCACGCAGCGACAATCAAGCTGTACCAAGGGTTGTGCAAGATGTTCGTCCGCTCGAAATCAAACAGCCGAAGGTGGCCGAACCAACCAATCAAGAGCCCGCTGAAGTCGCGCAAGACGTTGCATTGCCCACGATGCAGTTGCCGGAATCACTACGGCCGGTGATCACTGAGATCGCAGGAGTGATCGCCCGCGTGCAACAACAGTCGAACGTCGAGGAATCGCAAAACCAAGGCCCTTCGGCGGTCGATGTGGCGGCAGATCGTGACGTGCAGCCCCCCCCACAACCGATCGCACAGCCATTTGCCGTACCGGATTCGACGCCCCCTCCCCCGCTCGATTTTCGCGTGGAATCCGATCAAGTTGCCTACGTCGGTTTGGTCAAAAACCTTTTGGAAGAAGGGCTGGGGCAGTCTGGAAAATCGGCTGTGGAAGCGGCTGAACAATATGCCGTCGAAGCCCGTCGACTGTGCAACAACGATCCGCGGCTCGATTATGCGTTGGGGCTGGTGAACTTGAAAAACTTTCGCCCGTCCGAGGCTCTAGAACACTTCACCGCTGCCAAGCACCGCGCCGATTATCCCTACCTTCCGGCAGAGCAAGCGGAGATTTGGTATTTGCTGTCGCGGAAAGAGTATGAACCGGGTCTGGATCGTCTGGCGCAGTTGGTGAAGACCCTTTCCGATTCCCCAGCCGCTTGGCCCGACACAGCGACGCGCACAAATACCGCGCACTGGGTGGGACGCGTGGTTGCGTTTTTGCAGGGTCCGGGAAGCGGACGCAAAGTTGATAAGGCTTTGCAGCGTCCCGGAATGGATTTTCGTGAATCCTTAAGCGCCTCCTATCGACCGGCGTACGACGCAGGGCAGTTGATGACGCAATTGAATCACCAGCAACTGCAAACCCGCGTGGATGATATCCGCAAGGATACGCAAACAGCCCAACTGGATAAACGAAACGAAAAGCAAGAAGAACTCGCCGACCGCCGTGAAGAGCTCGCCGGCCAGCAGAATGATATCAAGCGGGATGCAAAGCAATGGAAGGAGTGGTTGGAAGACCAAACTTCACAAGCGGATGAAAAACTGAATGAGTTGGAAAAGGAATACATCACGTTGGAGGAACAAGATAAATCGCTGCGACGCTCAATACAGTCGTTGCAATATGAAATTCAACTCTACAGGCAATCTGGTCCTGACATCGGATCGGGGAATGCAAGGGAAACAAGTTTTGGTAATGGGGATGTGACCCGCCGTAGACTCTTCACGTTGCAGGATCAAATGATGCGGTATCATGCCCAGTTGCATGCGGTATGGCGTCAAGCCAGTATTGTCAATCGCAACGCGCAAACGGTTATGAATGAACGTCGCACCGCTGAGCGACGCTATGAGAAAGAGACCGGAACATTCCTAGAAAAGAACGTGAAGTTGGAGAAATGGACGAAGCGACTCAAACGGCAGGAGGAGCGTCTGAAAGCCAATCCTGTTGTGACGAGCGCTGAACTCACCGATGCGGAACGGCGGTTGGGAATCCTGCGGTCTTATGTGGATCTGGACTGGGGCGATCTACAACGACAGATTTTGAAAACATATCAGGCAGCCGGATCGAACGTTGATTCTCCTGCTCAAACGGATGCCGATTAA